The sequence below is a genomic window from Streptomyces sp. NBC_00289.
GGCCCGGGTGCAGGCGGTAGATCGCCCACACGCTGCCCTGCGTCGACCACACCAGGTGCCCGGCGATGTGACGGATGGGAACCCTCACCGCGCACCCCCTTGCTGGGCGAGCGCGAGCAGCTGCTGCACGCCCGACACCGGCCCTGCCGCTGCTGCGGGAGCAACCGCCGGTGTGCGGCGGGGTGCGGTCGAGCGGGCTGTGGCCGGGCTCGGGTGCGGCGCCCGGGCTGGACGCCGCTGCACCGTACGGGAGGGTGCGGCCTGCGCAGCGGGGACGGGCGGGGGCGTGTCCTCGATGGTGAAGCCGCCGACAAGCGGGTGGGCAGCGCGGTCGCGGGCGGCGCGCCCGCCGATCCGCCCACCGCGGGGCTGCCAGCCGAGCAGCACCCAGCCGAGCGCGGCCTGCATTGGGGCACGGCCCCGGACCTTCGGCCGGCGCACCATCCAGATGACCAGGCCCCACCCGACGATGGGGACCGGCCCCATCCACGACCACCAGCTGATCGTCTTGACCAGAAGGAAGCCGCCGCCGACGGCGACCGCGATCTGCGCGGGCGTGTACGGGCCGAGCGGGATCTTCCAGTCGGCAACCTTGCCCAGCACCCACGGGTGGCGGCGGGCGGAGGTGTAGAAGCGGCCCACCCGTGCCGCGGCGGCCGCGCTCACAGCCAGCCCCCGACACCCGGCGAGTGGTCACGCGAGGCCGGGAGCTCGGACCGGACGACCCCAGGAACAGCGGGCGCGCCCTTGGACGGGTTCTTCACCTCGTCGGTGAACATGTTCGCAAGCTCGTTGCGCGAGTTGTACAGACCGAGCGCGATCACCATCAGGAGCAGGGCGCCGATCCCCGCCTTCAGTGAGAACTTCTGGATCATGATGACGACGACCAGGCAGATCAGACCGGCCTGAAGACCCTTCGTCGCCCACTCCTTGAACATGTTGATCCAGCTATTGCCGAGATCGTCCAGCTGGCCGGCGAGCATCAGGCTGTGCACGGTGTTCATCGGGCACCCCCGTCCTGAGCCGTGCCGGACTGAAGCGCGGCGACTTCCCACCGGCCCGATCGGGCCTTGAGCGTGAGCTCGTAGCCCAGCGGCCACCGGCCGGTCGCGTCCCGGGCTTCCACCGAGGCGAGGACCCGCACCTTCGTGCCGTCCGCCGGTACCTGCTCGGCGGCCGCGGCCTCCTCGATGGCGGACACCTGCTGAACGGCGACAGCGGTGTAGGGGGCGGGGGAGACGGCGGTGAGCTTCACGCCGGGCGCGAGGTAGCGGTCGACTTCGCCGGCACCCGTCAGGTAGGCGGTGAGGAACTCTCCGACCGCGGACGAAAGATCACCGTCCGAGACGGTCACGGCGTACGACGACTTCGGAACCTCGGCCCGGGCCGGGCCGGCCACCACGCCGGGCGCACCGGTCACCGTGAACGAGGAGCCCGTGCTGTCGGAGGCCACCGGCACGACGTAGTACCGCACCGATCCGTTGGCGTATTGCGCAGCCACCGTCACCGTCCACGCGCCGGTGCCGCGCTGCGCACTGCGCACCGCCGTCACGGACTGAGGCGCCGATTGCGCATCGGCGGCCGGGTCGGGCAGTTCGACGTCTGGCGCCATCGACTGCGCAAGTCGCGCCTGCGCACTCGTCTCGTCGTTCGCGTCGCTGCGCAGCCACGCGCTGATGAACACCTGCGCATAGCCGCCCGGATTGGTGGCGGCCGTCGCGGTGCGCACGGCGGTGGGCTTGGTCGCGGGGGCCGCCGCGACCGTGGTCGGGGTGGAGGCGACGGCGACGCACAGGGCGATGGGGCCGGCCGCGATGACGGTCCAGACCGCCACGCGTGAGAGGCGTACGCGGCGGCGCATCGCCTCCAGCCGGGCGCCGGCCGCCATCGGAGCAGCGGCCTCGCTCTGTGAGGCCTGCTTGCCAGGGGACATGGTCAAACTCCCAGGTCAGAACGGATGTTGCTGACCTCGAGAAAACCCGGCGACCCCGACCCGACCACCGACCATGAACCCCCGACCATGGTCACGATGGGGACACGAAGTCCATG
It includes:
- a CDS encoding conjugal transfer protein, whose product is MSPGKQASQSEAAAPMAAGARLEAMRRRVRLSRVAVWTVIAAGPIALCVAVASTPTTVAAAPATKPTAVRTATAATNPGGYAQVFISAWLRSDANDETSAQARLAQSMAPDVELPDPAADAQSAPQSVTAVRSAQRGTGAWTVTVAAQYANGSVRYYVVPVASDSTGSSFTVTGAPGVVAGPARAEVPKSSYAVTVSDGDLSSAVGEFLTAYLTGAGEVDRYLAPGVKLTAVSPAPYTAVAVQQVSAIEEAAAAEQVPADGTKVRVLASVEARDATGRWPLGYELTLKARSGRWEVAALQSGTAQDGGAR